A single Tenacibaculum sp. Bg11-29 DNA region contains:
- the aqpZ gene encoding aquaporin Z, with translation MKKYLAELFGTFWLVFGGCGSAIFAAGFPDLGIGFMGVSLAFGLTVLTMAYAVGHISGGHFNPAVSLGLWAGGKFSSKELLPYVVSQLIGAILAATALFFIVSGKSDFESIGGFAANGYGALSPGGYNMASAFIAEFLLTMFFLLIILGSTNERAPKGFAPIAIGLGLTLIHLISIPITNTSVNPARSMSQAIFAGGEYLTQSWLFWIAPIAGAIVAGFIHKSLFDKA, from the coding sequence ATGAAAAAATATTTAGCAGAATTATTCGGAACATTTTGGTTAGTTTTTGGAGGTTGTGGTAGTGCAATTTTTGCAGCTGGTTTTCCTGATTTAGGAATCGGTTTTATGGGAGTTTCTTTAGCTTTTGGTTTAACAGTATTAACAATGGCGTATGCAGTAGGACATATTTCTGGAGGACATTTTAATCCTGCAGTTTCATTAGGTCTGTGGGCAGGAGGTAAGTTTTCATCAAAAGAATTATTACCGTATGTTGTATCTCAATTAATAGGAGCAATTTTAGCAGCAACAGCTTTATTCTTTATTGTTTCAGGGAAATCTGATTTTGAATCTATAGGTGGGTTTGCTGCCAATGGTTACGGAGCATTATCGCCTGGTGGTTATAATATGGCTTCTGCTTTTATCGCTGAGTTTTTATTAACGATGTTTTTCTTATTAATTATTTTAGGAAGCACAAATGAAAGAGCGCCTAAAGGATTTGCCCCAATAGCTATTGGTTTAGGATTAACATTAATACATTTAATAAGTATACCAATAACAAATACTTCAGTAAATCCTGCACGTTCTATGAGCCAGGCAATATTTGCAGGTGGTGAATACTTAACACAATCTTGGTTGTTTT
- a CDS encoding membrane or secreted protein: MKLFFVTIGLLALAFAGIAIKIWAKKDGEFAGTCASQNPVLNESGESCGFCGKTPDQFDSCNDSEHNN, from the coding sequence ATGAAACTATTTTTTGTTACCATTGGGTTATTGGCTTTAGCTTTTGCAGGAATTGCAATAAAGATTTGGGCAAAAAAGGATGGAGAATTTGCAGGTACTTGTGCTAGTCAAAATCCTGTTTTGAATGAAAGCGGTGAATCTTGTGGTTTTTGTGGAAAAACACCTGATCAGTTTGATTCTTGTAATGATTCTGAACACAATAATTAA
- a CDS encoding Nramp family divalent metal transporter encodes MKKSLSSILGPGLLFAGAAIGVSHLVQSTRAGADFGFGLLWALLIVNIFKYPFFQFGPRYAAATGETLLDGYKKLGKGVLICYYILNFATMFTIQAAVTIVTASLASTIFGFTNDLIIWSVIILFISIIILGIGKYKLLDNLMKYIIIILTVSTIIAVNVAIFSTQKGFTFQQIIPSGTAQITFLIAFLGWMPAPLDISIWHSLWSIEKSKTTFEKIKPKDAIFDFNIGYLGTFFLSVCFVILGALVMYRSGESFSNKGNLFASQLINLYTKNLGDFSYLFIGIAAFTTMFSTTLTTLDASPRAMTKTSNLLFSKKNKLNYWFWILFLAIGTFIVLKYFLADMGFLVKTATILSFLTAPFYAILNYILITGKHTPKKNRPKLPLRILSITGIVFLVGFSIWFLVNL; translated from the coding sequence ATGAAAAAATCTCTTTCAAGCATACTTGGCCCTGGGTTGTTATTTGCTGGCGCAGCTATTGGTGTATCCCACCTTGTACAATCTACAAGAGCTGGTGCCGATTTTGGTTTCGGCTTACTTTGGGCATTATTAATTGTAAATATTTTTAAATATCCTTTTTTTCAATTCGGTCCACGCTATGCTGCTGCTACAGGTGAAACATTATTAGATGGTTATAAAAAATTAGGAAAAGGTGTTCTAATTTGTTATTACATCTTAAATTTTGCTACTATGTTTACCATTCAGGCCGCTGTAACAATAGTTACCGCTAGCTTAGCTTCAACTATTTTTGGTTTTACTAACGACTTAATTATTTGGTCTGTAATTATATTATTTATAAGTATTATTATCTTAGGTATCGGAAAATATAAGCTTCTGGATAATTTAATGAAATACATTATTATTATATTAACAGTAAGTACAATTATAGCCGTAAATGTTGCCATATTCAGTACTCAAAAAGGATTCACTTTTCAACAAATAATACCTAGCGGAACTGCGCAAATTACTTTCTTAATTGCTTTTTTAGGATGGATGCCTGCCCCTTTAGATATTTCTATTTGGCATTCATTATGGTCGATCGAAAAGAGCAAAACTACTTTCGAAAAGATTAAACCTAAAGATGCTATTTTCGATTTTAACATTGGATACCTAGGCACATTCTTTTTAAGCGTATGTTTTGTTATACTTGGCGCCTTAGTAATGTATCGATCAGGAGAATCTTTTTCTAATAAAGGAAATCTTTTTGCCTCACAATTAATAAACTTATACACCAAAAACCTAGGTGATTTTTCTTATTTATTCATAGGAATTGCTGCCTTTACAACAATGTTTAGCACCACTTTAACAACTTTAGATGCCTCACCAAGAGCAATGACAAAAACATCTAATTTACTCTTTAGTAAAAAAAATAAGCTAAACTATTGGTTTTGGATACTCTTTCTTGCCATTGGTACTTTTATTGTATTAAAATATTTCTTAGCCGATATGGGATTCCTAGTTAAAACAGCAACTATTTTATCATTTTTAACAGCCCCTTTTTATGCTATTTTAAATTATATACTTATTACAGGAAAGCATACTCCTAAAAAGAATAGGCCAAAATTGCCTTTACGTATTTTAAGTATTACAGGAATTGTTTTTTTAGTTGGATTTAGTATTTGGTTTTTAGTGAATTTATAA
- a CDS encoding RNA polymerase sigma factor, with protein sequence MEINKKEVLEHIQLAKKGNQLSFNFLLDTFWGNVYHYQLSKIKNDNDAEDITIRTFSKAFDKIQTFDEKYQFKTWLISISKNVYIDSLRKKKTFILLDTSKEQEEAAFRVVDNSPSPQDKIITEQNLAKLLKDIKKLKPKYQEIINLRFFQELSYKEISETIGEPMNNVKIKLLRAKKLLAEIIKKA encoded by the coding sequence TTGGAAATAAATAAAAAAGAAGTACTTGAGCATATTCAGCTAGCAAAAAAAGGAAATCAATTATCTTTTAATTTTTTATTAGATACTTTTTGGGGTAATGTATATCACTATCAATTATCAAAAATTAAAAATGATAATGACGCTGAAGATATTACCATTCGTACTTTTTCTAAAGCTTTTGATAAGATTCAGACATTTGATGAAAAATATCAATTTAAAACATGGTTAATTTCTATTTCTAAAAATGTTTATATTGATTCTTTAAGAAAGAAAAAAACATTTATTTTACTAGATACCTCCAAAGAACAAGAAGAAGCAGCTTTTCGAGTTGTTGACAACTCTCCTTCTCCTCAAGATAAAATTATTACTGAACAAAATTTGGCAAAACTTTTAAAAGATATTAAAAAGTTAAAACCTAAATACCAAGAAATAATTAATTTACGTTTTTTTCAAGAATTAAGCTACAAAGAAATTTCTGAAACAATTGGTGAACCAATGAATAATGTTAAAATAAAATTATTGAGAGCTAAAAAATTATTAGCTGAAATAATAAAGAAAGCTTAA